In one Yarrowia lipolytica chromosome 1A, complete sequence genomic region, the following are encoded:
- a CDS encoding uncharacterized protein (Compare to YALI0A19888g, similar to CA4004|IPF4256 Candida albicans unknown function), with amino-acid sequence MSQNKLTDTNAEGLSIVEKAQKTFFNRGTYSSNPPCDGCYDDKGTFCVWPVAVFAQAVVDGARIYPELKKLIPQAFEAFKPYETQEYPSVCTASKYFDGNKDIYFDDNAQIASAYITAYEVTGEKSFLDKGRNIVRFLMTGYDSTGEPGGVRWHIGKTGSNACTTSESACAALRLSKYVPNEASYYIDFARDCVKWVVHRLQDPEDWLIRDGVEYHDGQGFSVNDMKWTYNQGTTISALSGLYGITNDQWYLKEAEKIIRGVCDPNTTIFDRDTQPEFRYYRDNVYFYQLLAEGFADFLLFCGDDTDPKYAQLAVEQTKRNLVYIYQYLRDPKDGLYFQTFEIFRITPELAQEFDRLTGENRKFEPSEGERAKGKYEKEPVEKRPLVKTLLGQGGAARVFFQSARVVPKLN; translated from the coding sequence ATGTCTCAAAACAAGCTCACCGACACCAACGCCGAGGGTCTCTCCATCGTTGAGaaggcccagaagaccTTCTTCAACCGTGGCACCTACTCCTCCAACCCTCCCTGTGATGGCTGTTACGACGACAAGGGAACCTTCTGTGTCTGGCCTGTGGCTGTCTTCGCTCAGGCTGTGGTGGATGGTGCTCGAATCTAccccgagctcaagaagctgatcCCCCAGGCGTTTGAGGCCTTCAAGCCCTACGAGACCCAGGAGTACCCCAGCGTGTGCACTGCCTCCAAGTACTTTGACGGAAACAAGGACATCTACTTCGACGATAACGCCCAGATTGCCTCTGCCTACATCACCGCTTACGAGGTCACCGGCGAGAAGAGCTTCCTGGACAAGGGCCGAAACATTGTGCGGTTCCTCATGACTGGCTACGACTCCACTGGTGAGCCTGGAGGAGTGCGATGGCACATTGGCAAGACCGGATCTAACGCCTGTACCACCTCCGAGTCTGCCTGCGCCGCCCTCCGACTGTCCAAGTACGTCCCCAACGAGGCCTCTTACTACATTGACTTTGCCCGAGACTGTGTCAAGTGGGTTGTCCACCGACTGCAGGACCCCGAGGACTGGCTTATTCGAGATGGTGTTGAATACCATGATGGCCAGGGCTTTTCCGTCAACGACATGAAGTGGACCTACAACCAGGGAACCACCATCTCTGCTCTTTCCGGACTCTACGGTATCACCAACGACCAGTGgtacctcaaggaggccgagaagatCATCCGAGGTGTTTGTGATCCCAACACCACTATCTTCGACCGAGACACCCAGCCCGAGTTCCGATACTACCGAGACAACGTCTACTTTTACCAGCTGCTTGCCGAGGGTTTTGCCGACTTTCTGCTCTTCTGCGGAGACGACACAGACCCCAAGTATGCCCAGCTGGCTGTTGAGCAGACCAAGCGAAACCTGGTCTACATCTACCAGTATCTGCGGGACCCTAAGGACGGTCTGTACTTCCAGACCTTTGAGATTTTCCGAATCACTCCCGAGCTGGCCCAGGAGTTTGACCGTCTGACCGGTGAGAACCGAAAGTTCGAGCCTTCTGAGGGAGAGCGAGCCAAGGGCAAGTACGAGAAGGAGCCCGTTGAGAAGCGACCTCTTGTCAAGactcttcttggccagggAGGAGCTGCCCGGGTCTTCTTCCAGTCCGCCCGTGTTGTTCCCAAGCTCAACTAG